In Halarcobacter mediterraneus, the following proteins share a genomic window:
- a CDS encoding gamma carbonic anhydrase family protein has translation MLIKFKNNYPKIHPTSWIAPSADVIGKVEIGENSSVWFGCVLRGDINNIKIGKNTNVQDLSMIHMDTDSQTILGDNVTIGHKVMLHGCTIEDNCLIGMSATILDHAVIGQGSIVGANSLVTSGKKFPPKSLIMGSPAKVVKQLTDEDVNKLIKHAGRYVDYKNDYC, from the coding sequence ATGCTTATAAAATTTAAAAATAATTATCCTAAAATTCACCCTACTTCATGGATTGCCCCAAGTGCAGATGTTATTGGAAAGGTTGAGATAGGAGAAAACTCTTCAGTTTGGTTTGGTTGTGTTTTAAGAGGTGATATAAATAATATTAAAATTGGTAAAAATACAAATGTACAAGATTTATCAATGATTCATATGGATACAGATTCTCAAACAATCCTAGGAGATAATGTAACTATTGGACATAAAGTTATGCTCCATGGATGTACAATTGAAGATAACTGTTTAATAGGAATGAGTGCTACTATCTTAGATCATGCAGTTATTGGTCAAGGAAGTATTGTTGGAGCTAATTCTTTAGTAACTTCTGGAAAAAAATTTCCACCAAAAAGTTTAATTATGGGAAGTCCAGCAAAAGTAGTCAAACAATTAACAGATGAAGATGTGAATAAATTAATTAAACATGCAGGTCGATATGTAGATTATAAAAATGATTACTGTTAA
- a CDS encoding transporter substrate-binding domain-containing protein, whose product MKEIISFFLFFLFSTTYLFCSETFTQKEKEYLKNNPTIKVGIEKDWPPFDFVNDNIHKGLVNDYLKIISKKTNLDIEYVTDTWTNLLQKAKDKELDLLPVIAKTEERKNFLLFTNRYLEIRDYLFSNSMTFNSLEDLKNKTIAIPKDYAYGIYIKNNYPEIKIYEVKNVLEALTAVLENKADALISNPAVVNYLTKKHNIKNIIGNFNFDYNKNSLYMATTKENTTLNNIINKVLNSISKEEKQNIYYKWVFSTSKEMNINSTLTLTEEEKEFILNKKRVTIANEFDWVPYDYNENGIAKGYIIDYIKLLSNKLGLKPVFITDKWSNLQNRAKNKEIDILPVLAKNKKREEYLNFTTKILTQELTIVTKISKNEIINLDDLANKKIGMIKKWNLTELIKKNYPLIKVIEFDSIDDILDAIKHNFIDATIQNELLARYYINQKKYESDLKTVGIIEVNGFKKDLFIGVRKDLKILQTLYNKALKSTTDAEKLILKNKWHNSSKGLILSDEEKEFIQNNVINISFTSNWRPFSYVKDNQPLGLAYDYWNLISNKVNLKTNYIFEDKFTKSLDLIKKKKRDILLLTSNTKEREEYSIFTDTIFKTPIGIATLKDENYIPNASYLEGKKVAVGKNYTAEKLLKEKYPKIIFVETKNLKEALELLSENKVYAVVDSMPALSDQIKEFAFTNIKISGSTKIVFNMKMMIRDDYTILKSIINKVLLNITEEDKKIIKNKWINLEYEENFNYSLIWKIVLGFTIILIFVIYKNRQLLQYQEELNKTKTNLENSIKNFRLLLDVNIAGIVIINENKIKYINDELTNILKINSKDDLLGNDFQALFQNYKIEDLLLKTKDNESFELELTYDSKITIPVLIKVKDIIYDNKKSYIISIIDLTDIKNKEELLLQQSKMASLGEMIGNIAHQWRQPLSTISTAASGLKIQKEFETLSDEMLISSLDTITQTTQFLSQTINDFQNYIKDDKKKVLFSINESIEKVLSILNTSFINHNIEVQKDIEELEVYSYPNELNQVLLNIFANSKDALKEQKNKDKYIFIKTYKKDDNACLEIIDNGGGIKKEIIEKVFEPYFTTKHKSQGTGLGLYMTHKIITESMMGKIQIENCKYKDFDNCTKVIISLPMK is encoded by the coding sequence ATGAAGGAAATAATTAGTTTTTTTCTTTTTTTTCTTTTTTCTACTACATATTTATTTTGTAGTGAAACTTTCACCCAAAAAGAAAAAGAGTATCTTAAAAACAACCCAACTATCAAAGTAGGCATTGAAAAGGATTGGCCTCCTTTTGATTTCGTTAATGACAATATTCACAAAGGCTTAGTTAATGATTACTTGAAAATCATTAGCAAAAAAACAAACTTAGATATTGAGTATGTAACAGATACTTGGACTAACTTACTACAAAAAGCTAAAGACAAAGAGCTTGATTTACTTCCAGTAATAGCAAAAACAGAAGAAAGAAAAAATTTTTTACTTTTTACAAATAGATATTTAGAAATAAGAGACTACTTGTTCTCAAACTCAATGACTTTTAATAGCTTAGAAGATTTAAAGAATAAAACTATAGCTATACCCAAAGATTATGCATATGGCATATATATAAAAAACAATTATCCTGAAATAAAAATTTATGAGGTAAAAAATGTTTTAGAAGCATTAACTGCTGTTTTAGAAAATAAAGCTGACGCTCTTATCTCAAATCCTGCTGTAGTAAACTATCTAACAAAAAAACATAATATAAAAAATATTATTGGTAACTTTAATTTTGACTATAATAAAAACAGTTTATATATGGCTACAACTAAAGAAAACACTACTTTAAACAATATCATAAACAAAGTACTTAATAGTATTTCAAAAGAAGAGAAACAAAATATATATTATAAATGGGTATTTTCCACAAGTAAAGAAATGAATATAAATTCTACTCTTACTTTAACAGAAGAAGAAAAAGAGTTTATTTTAAATAAAAAAAGAGTAACAATAGCAAATGAATTTGATTGGGTTCCATATGATTATAATGAAAATGGCATTGCAAAAGGTTATATCATTGATTATATAAAACTTCTATCAAATAAGTTAGGTCTTAAACCTGTATTTATTACTGACAAATGGTCAAATTTACAAAATAGAGCAAAAAACAAAGAAATTGATATCCTTCCTGTTCTTGCTAAGAATAAAAAAAGAGAGGAATATTTAAACTTTACAACAAAAATTTTAACTCAAGAATTAACTATAGTTACAAAAATTTCAAAAAATGAAATAATAAACCTTGATGACTTAGCAAATAAAAAAATTGGTATGATAAAAAAATGGAATTTAACTGAACTAATAAAAAAGAATTATCCTTTAATCAAAGTTATAGAGTTTGATTCAATTGATGATATTTTAGATGCAATAAAACATAACTTTATTGATGCAACAATCCAAAATGAATTACTTGCTAGATATTATATAAATCAGAAAAAATATGAATCTGATTTAAAAACTGTAGGTATAATAGAAGTAAATGGTTTTAAAAAAGATCTTTTTATAGGAGTTAGAAAAGATTTAAAGATTCTTCAAACTCTTTATAATAAGGCATTAAAAAGTACAACAGATGCAGAAAAACTAATCCTAAAAAATAAATGGCATAATAGTTCTAAAGGCTTAATTCTTTCAGATGAAGAAAAAGAATTTATACAAAATAACGTAATAAATATCTCATTCACTTCAAATTGGAGACCTTTTAGCTACGTAAAAGATAATCAACCTCTAGGCTTAGCCTATGATTATTGGAACCTTATAAGTAATAAAGTTAATTTAAAAACAAACTATATTTTTGAAGATAAATTTACAAAATCATTAGATTTAATTAAAAAGAAAAAAAGAGATATTCTTTTATTAACATCAAACACTAAAGAAAGAGAAGAATACTCAATTTTTACTGATACAATATTTAAAACGCCAATTGGTATCGCAACTTTAAAAGATGAAAACTATATACCTAATGCTTCATATCTAGAAGGGAAAAAAGTTGCGGTAGGGAAAAACTACACTGCAGAAAAACTATTAAAAGAGAAATATCCAAAAATAATTTTTGTAGAAACAAAAAACTTAAAAGAAGCCCTTGAATTATTATCAGAAAATAAAGTTTATGCAGTAGTTGATAGTATGCCAGCATTATCTGATCAAATAAAAGAGTTTGCCTTTACTAATATTAAGATATCGGGAAGTACTAAAATTGTTTTTAATATGAAAATGATGATTAGAGATGATTATACTATTTTAAAATCTATCATTAATAAAGTACTTTTAAATATCACAGAAGAAGACAAAAAAATTATTAAAAACAAATGGATAAACTTAGAATATGAAGAAAACTTCAATTACTCATTAATTTGGAAGATTGTTTTAGGATTTACTATTATATTGATATTTGTAATTTATAAAAATAGACAACTTTTACAATACCAAGAAGAGTTAAATAAAACTAAAACAAATCTAGAAAACTCTATAAAAAACTTTAGATTATTACTTGATGTAAATATTGCAGGAATTGTAATAATAAATGAGAATAAAATCAAATATATAAATGATGAACTAACGAATATTTTAAAAATAAATTCTAAGGATGATTTATTAGGAAATGATTTTCAAGCATTATTTCAAAACTACAAAATAGAAGACTTATTACTAAAAACAAAAGATAATGAATCCTTTGAACTAGAATTAACATATGATAGTAAAATAACAATACCAGTGCTAATAAAAGTAAAAGATATTATATATGATAATAAAAAATCATACATTATTTCAATCATTGATTTAACTGATATAAAAAATAAAGAAGAGTTGCTTTTACAACAATCTAAAATGGCAAGTTTAGGTGAAATGATTGGAAATATTGCACATCAATGGAGGCAACCTTTATCTACTATTTCAACAGCAGCTTCGGGACTAAAGATACAAAAAGAGTTTGAAACATTATCAGATGAAATGCTTATATCTAGCCTTGATACAATAACCCAAACTACGCAATTTTTATCTCAAACAATCAATGATTTCCAAAATTATATTAAAGATGATAAGAAAAAAGTTTTATTTTCTATAAATGAGAGTATAGAAAAAGTATTATCTATTTTAAATACTTCTTTTATAAACCATAATATTGAAGTACAAAAAGATATAGAAGAATTAGAAGTTTACAGTTATCCAAATGAATTAAATCAAGTATTATTAAATATTTTTGCAAATTCAAAAGATGCATTAAAAGAACAAAAAAATAAAGATAAATATATTTTTATAAAAACTTATAAAAAAGATGATAATGCTTGTTTAGAAATAATTGACAATGGTGGTGGAATAAAAAAAGAGATTATAGAAAAAGTATTTGAACCATATTTTACTACAAAACATAAGTCACAAGGAACAGGTTTAGGCTTATATATGACACACAAAATTATTACTGAAAGTATGATGGGTAAAATTCAAATAGAAAACTGCAAGTATAAAGATTTTGATAATTGTACAAAAGTTATAATTTCACTTCCAATGAAATAA
- a CDS encoding uracil-DNA glycosylase translates to MEERIICQKCKFYFVTWQPAKPHGCKAYGFKSKMLPSIVVKNSSGFPCSFFQFKKPHNK, encoded by the coding sequence ATGGAAGAAAGAATTATTTGTCAAAAATGTAAATTTTATTTTGTTACTTGGCAACCTGCAAAACCACATGGTTGTAAAGCATATGGATTCAAATCAAAAATGTTACCTTCAATAGTTGTAAAAAATAGTAGTGGTTTCCCTTGTTCTTTTTTTCAGTTTAAAAAGCCTCACAATAAGTAA
- a CDS encoding dUTP diphosphatase, with protein MLYKDLKDSIKSLGFLTIEDFVHYIGVTPSDILEWEEKDEVPYTISLIIHLLKGDKGLPNNITLDNLVEECLPLAELLEEASSFPHKLEEMFLLQKELNDSTNGKNWELGRNKFGKEINWLRCIHMEVAELIDSTPWKHWKNINAQPDMNNIHVELVDIWHFLMSYILQETNVPKAVSLVNTHCIYEALEDIDSKAMVKEAEKLSYISLAIETGNMPTFSGIERFIDQFFRCCKISGLSFTWLQKLYIGKNCLNKFRQDHGYKEGTYIKSWNKKEDNEVMVSILETMENVGFQDLYNKLEENYPSK; from the coding sequence TTGTTATATAAAGATTTAAAAGATAGTATTAAATCTCTTGGTTTTCTTACAATTGAAGATTTTGTGCACTATATTGGTGTTACTCCTTCTGATATTTTAGAATGGGAAGAAAAAGATGAAGTTCCTTATACTATTTCACTAATAATTCATTTATTAAAAGGAGATAAAGGGCTACCCAACAATATTACATTGGATAATTTAGTTGAAGAGTGTTTACCTTTAGCAGAATTACTAGAAGAAGCTTCTTCTTTCCCTCATAAATTAGAAGAAATGTTTTTATTACAAAAAGAGTTAAATGACTCAACTAATGGTAAGAATTGGGAATTAGGAAGAAATAAATTTGGTAAAGAGATAAATTGGCTTAGATGTATACATATGGAGGTTGCTGAACTAATTGATTCTACTCCTTGGAAACATTGGAAAAATATTAATGCTCAACCTGATATGAATAATATTCATGTAGAATTAGTAGATATTTGGCATTTTCTTATGTCTTATATTTTACAAGAAACAAATGTTCCAAAAGCCGTATCTTTAGTTAATACTCATTGTATTTATGAAGCTTTAGAAGATATAGATTCTAAAGCAATGGTTAAAGAGGCAGAAAAACTATCATATATTTCCTTAGCAATAGAGACTGGTAATATGCCAACATTTAGTGGAATAGAGAGATTTATTGACCAGTTTTTCAGATGTTGTAAAATTTCAGGATTATCATTTACTTGGCTACAAAAACTTTATATCGGGAAAAATTGTTTAAATAAATTTAGACAAGATCATGGATATAAAGAAGGAACATATATAAAATCTTGGAATAAAAAAGAAGATAATGAAGTTATGGTTTCTATCCTTGAAACTATGGAAAATGTTGGGTTTCAAGATTTATATAACAAGTTAGAAGAAAACTATCCTTCAAAATAA
- the dnaJ gene encoding molecular chaperone DnaJ encodes MTEIDYYELLEISKDAEKSTIKKAYRKMAMKYHPDKNPDDTEAEEKFKAVNEAYQVLSDDEKRSIYDRYGKAGLEGHGQGGGFSGGFDDLSSIFEEMFGGSGFGGFGGSSRRQRKTYNYNLDIAVEIEIEFNEAIFGCKKDIKYSYKVACDDCKGTGAKDGKLSTCPHCNGHGQIHMKQGFMTFAQTCPHCQGTGQAATNKCNTCSGTGYQEKKDTFEVNIPEGVNDGNRIRVSNKGNIAPDGTRGDLYLQIKVKEDSHYVRHEDDIYIEVPIFFTQVALGATIKIPGLRGELELNIPAGTKDKEQFKFRGEGVNSVQGYGKGDLIVQIKINYPTSLNTEQKELLEKLQESFGVESKPHESNLEGMFDKVKKWFS; translated from the coding sequence TTGACTGAAATAGATTATTATGAATTATTAGAAATTAGTAAAGATGCTGAAAAAAGTACAATAAAAAAAGCTTATAGAAAAATGGCCATGAAATATCATCCAGATAAAAATCCTGATGATACAGAAGCAGAAGAAAAATTCAAAGCTGTAAATGAGGCTTACCAAGTTCTTAGTGATGATGAAAAAAGATCTATTTATGATAGATATGGGAAAGCAGGACTTGAAGGACATGGTCAAGGTGGTGGATTTTCAGGAGGCTTTGATGACTTAAGTTCAATTTTTGAAGAAATGTTTGGTGGTTCTGGCTTTGGCGGATTTGGTGGTAGTTCAAGAAGACAAAGAAAAACATACAACTACAATCTAGATATTGCTGTAGAAATAGAAATTGAATTTAACGAAGCAATTTTTGGATGTAAAAAAGATATAAAGTACTCTTATAAAGTTGCCTGTGATGATTGTAAAGGAACAGGAGCAAAAGATGGAAAACTAAGTACTTGTCCTCATTGTAATGGTCATGGACAAATACATATGAAACAAGGTTTTATGACTTTTGCTCAAACTTGTCCACACTGTCAAGGAACAGGACAAGCAGCAACAAATAAATGTAATACTTGTTCTGGAACTGGATATCAGGAAAAGAAAGACACTTTTGAAGTAAATATACCAGAAGGTGTTAATGATGGGAATAGAATTAGAGTTTCAAATAAAGGAAATATTGCACCTGATGGAACTAGAGGAGATTTATATTTACAAATCAAAGTAAAAGAAGATTCTCATTATGTAAGACATGAAGATGATATTTATATTGAGGTTCCTATTTTCTTTACACAAGTTGCATTAGGAGCAACTATTAAAATTCCTGGACTTAGAGGAGAACTTGAATTAAATATTCCTGCAGGAACAAAAGATAAAGAACAATTTAAATTTAGAGGAGAAGGCGTTAATTCTGTTCAAGGTTATGGAAAAGGTGATTTAATTGTACAGATAAAAATAAATTATCCTACTTCTTTAAATACAGAACAAAAAGAATTACTAGAAAAACTTCAAGAAAGCTTTGGAGTAGAAAGCAAACCACATGAATCAAACCTAGAAGGAATGTTTGATAAAGTTAAAAAGTGGTTTTCTTAA
- a CDS encoding argininosuccinate synthase codes for MNKKDVKKVVLAYSGGLDTSTILKWLQDEYNAEVITFTADLGQGEEVEPAREKALACGIKPENIFILDIKEEFVKDYVFPMFRANAIYEGEYLLGTSIARPLIAKKQIEIAKKMGADAVSHGATGKGNDQVRFELGYLGLNPDITVIAPWREWDLNSREKLLAYAKEHGIEIDKKHIDADGNPAISPYSMDANLLHISYEGLSLEDPNAEPEEAMWLWTNSPEEAPDEPEYITISYKNGDPIAINGEEMSPATILETLNNYGNKHGIGRIDIVENRYVGMKARGCYETPGGTIMLKAHRAIESITLDREAAHLKDELMPKYAKLIYQGYWFSPEREMMQAAIDKTQENVEGTVKLKLYKGNVIVVGRESKKSLFSEAHSTFEEDEVYNQKDAEGFIRLNALRFIIAGQNKK; via the coding sequence ATGAACAAAAAAGATGTTAAAAAAGTAGTATTAGCTTACAGTGGTGGCTTAGATACTTCTACTATATTAAAATGGCTTCAAGACGAATACAATGCAGAAGTTATAACTTTTACAGCTGATTTAGGTCAAGGTGAAGAAGTTGAACCAGCAAGAGAAAAAGCACTTGCTTGTGGAATTAAACCAGAGAATATTTTTATTTTAGATATTAAAGAAGAGTTTGTTAAAGATTATGTATTCCCAATGTTTAGAGCAAATGCAATTTATGAAGGTGAGTATTTATTAGGTACTTCTATTGCTAGACCTCTTATTGCTAAAAAGCAAATTGAAATTGCTAAAAAAATGGGTGCAGATGCAGTATCTCATGGTGCAACAGGTAAAGGAAATGACCAAGTAAGATTTGAACTTGGTTATTTAGGATTAAATCCAGATATTACTGTAATTGCTCCTTGGAGAGAGTGGGATTTAAACTCAAGAGAAAAATTATTAGCATATGCAAAAGAGCATGGAATTGAAATAGATAAAAAACATATTGATGCAGATGGAAATCCTGCAATTTCTCCATACTCTATGGATGCAAACCTTTTACATATTTCTTATGAAGGTTTATCTTTAGAAGATCCTAATGCAGAACCAGAAGAAGCTATGTGGTTATGGACAAACTCACCTGAAGAAGCTCCTGATGAGCCAGAATATATTACAATTTCATATAAAAATGGTGATCCAATTGCAATTAATGGTGAGGAAATGTCACCTGCAACTATTTTAGAAACTTTAAATAACTATGGAAATAAACATGGTATTGGAAGAATTGATATTGTTGAAAATAGATATGTTGGTATGAAAGCTAGAGGTTGCTATGAAACTCCAGGTGGAACAATCATGCTAAAAGCTCACAGAGCAATTGAATCAATAACTTTAGATAGAGAAGCTGCTCACTTAAAAGATGAGTTAATGCCTAAATATGCTAAGTTAATCTACCAAGGTTACTGGTTCTCTCCTGAAAGAGAAATGATGCAAGCAGCAATTGACAAAACGCAAGAAAATGTAGAAGGAACTGTTAAGTTAAAACTTTACAAAGGTAATGTTATTGTTGTTGGAAGAGAATCTAAAAAATCTTTATTCTCTGAAGCACACTCTACTTTTGAAGAAGACGAAGTATATAACCAAAAAGATGCAGAAGGATTTATTAGACTTAATGCCTTAAGATTTATTATTGCTGGACAAAATAAAAAATAA
- a CDS encoding response regulator translates to MLNTSKSYKNFTVLYVEDEHIIRDNVERCLKFLFNVVIAKNGQEGLEKFNNENIDLVITDINMPLKDGFSMLRDIKLLNPTLPCIVTSSVDMDLVEMANSIGICKYVSKPFDMEDLLKNSVELLENS, encoded by the coding sequence ATGTTAAATACATCAAAAAGCTATAAAAATTTTACAGTTTTATATGTTGAAGATGAACATATAATAAGAGATAATGTTGAACGTTGTTTAAAATTTCTTTTTAATGTAGTTATTGCTAAAAACGGGCAAGAAGGTTTAGAAAAATTTAACAACGAAAATATTGATTTAGTTATTACTGACATTAATATGCCTTTAAAAGATGGTTTTTCAATGTTAAGAGATATAAAATTATTAAATCCTACTTTACCTTGCATTGTAACTTCTTCTGTTGATATGGATTTAGTTGAAATGGCGAATAGTATTGGTATTTGTAAATATGTTTCAAAACCTTTTGATATGGAAGATCTTTTAAAAAATAGTGTTGAATTGTTAGAAAATTCTTAA
- the recR gene encoding recombination mediator RecR, whose protein sequence is MKKGLEKFYDLVEAFESLPTIGKKSALRLAYHIVMNDNYTGIKIAHSIENALKNIKRCVKCGSMSEHEICEICLDDRRVRNKACLVQSAKDIFLIEESKQFDGLYFVIEELDIESMERLSSFIEENSINEIIFAITPSLSNDAFMLFIEDKLKNFKISFSKIAQGVPTGVSLENVDMLSLAKAIQSKVDI, encoded by the coding sequence ATGAAAAAAGGTTTAGAAAAATTTTATGATTTAGTTGAAGCGTTTGAGTCTTTACCAACTATAGGTAAAAAATCAGCATTACGTTTGGCTTATCATATTGTAATGAATGATAATTATACAGGAATAAAAATAGCCCATAGTATAGAAAATGCATTAAAAAATATAAAGAGATGTGTTAAATGTGGTTCAATGAGCGAGCATGAAATCTGTGAAATTTGTTTAGATGATAGAAGAGTAAGAAATAAAGCCTGTTTAGTACAAAGTGCAAAAGATATTTTTCTTATAGAAGAATCAAAGCAGTTTGATGGTTTATATTTTGTTATTGAAGAATTAGATATTGAAAGTATGGAAAGACTTAGCTCTTTTATAGAAGAAAACTCTATAAATGAAATTATATTTGCAATAACTCCTTCTTTATCAAATGATGCATTTATGCTTTTTATAGAAGATAAATTAAAAAATTTTAAAATATCATTTTCAAAAATAGCTCAAGGAGTTCCTACTGGAGTTAGTTTAGAAAATGTTGATATGTTGTCTTTAGCAAAAGCAATACAGAGCAAAGTTGATATTTAG
- a CDS encoding response regulator transcription factor, with amino-acid sequence MVDYILLEEYAKDKDVLFVEDDGDILEETSELLELIFAKVDVASNGEEGLDKYKKHYNLTNKHYDLVISDIKMPKMDGIELTKEIYKINKDQLLVILSAHSESNYLLELVNIGISHFISKPLNYDSFVHVLYTKLKELHENRNENDTINDTILTINDTLSWNKENKQLYKNEENIKLTKKEILLIELLLKYSEKTHTIEEILTVLWAEEDEDTSNIANLKNIISRLRRKIPELDLENVYGFGYRINLK; translated from the coding sequence ATGGTTGATTATATTTTATTAGAGGAGTATGCAAAAGACAAAGATGTTCTTTTTGTTGAAGATGATGGAGATATATTAGAAGAGACTAGTGAACTTTTGGAGTTAATATTTGCAAAGGTAGATGTGGCTTCAAATGGAGAAGAAGGACTAGATAAGTATAAAAAACATTATAACTTAACTAATAAACATTATGATTTAGTTATTAGTGATATAAAAATGCCTAAGATGGATGGTATTGAATTAACAAAAGAAATTTATAAAATAAATAAAGATCAACTTTTAGTTATTCTTTCTGCCCATAGTGAATCTAATTATTTACTTGAGCTTGTTAATATTGGTATTTCACATTTTATTTCAAAACCTTTAAATTATGATTCTTTTGTACATGTTTTATATACAAAATTAAAAGAGTTACATGAAAATAGAAATGAAAATGATACTATTAATGATACTATTTTAACTATAAATGATACTCTTTCTTGGAATAAAGAAAATAAACAATTATATAAAAATGAAGAAAATATAAAGTTAACAAAAAAAGAAATTCTTCTTATAGAATTACTTTTAAAATATTCAGAGAAAACGCATACAATAGAGGAAATCCTCACTGTACTGTGGGCTGAAGAGGATGAAGATACTTCAAATATAGCAAATCTAAAAAATATAATTTCAAGATTAAGAAGAAAAATTCCAGAATTAGATCTTGAAAATGTATATGGTTTTGGCTATAGAATAAACTTAAAATGA
- a CDS encoding PAS domain-containing sensor histidine kinase encodes MKDNIFRNFFDHTIEGILIIEDGFILNLNKAMLEILKYDSKEELIGNLATGILIPNIQQKLLEYNNTIFEEISLLTKEGKIIPAVIKIKDFKEDNKNYKVVFIHNLSDLKEKESLLIEQSRMAAMGEMISMIAHQWKQPLSSIGTAISNLKLRINMKRYEENIFEKKLDDIERYLKYMSTTIDDFRNFFKKDREKELSNIYYIVDIALEMFEEVFERHGISIINKDTKKLENVFLYKNELLQVIINILNNSKDAFLEKEVTPLNKITLEYKELKKVQKIIISDNAGGIKKEILDKIFDPYFSTKNKQNGTGLGLYMSKTIIEKHFDGKIKVSNKKDGACFEITISK; translated from the coding sequence GTGAAAGATAATATTTTTAGAAACTTTTTTGATCATACAATAGAAGGTATATTAATAATTGAAGATGGTTTTATTTTAAATTTAAATAAAGCAATGCTTGAAATATTAAAATATGATTCAAAAGAAGAACTAATAGGTAACCTAGCAACAGGTATTTTAATACCTAACATACAACAAAAACTTTTGGAATATAATAATACTATTTTTGAAGAAATATCTTTATTGACAAAAGAGGGGAAAATCATTCCTGCAGTTATTAAAATAAAGGATTTCAAAGAAGATAATAAAAACTACAAAGTTGTTTTTATCCATAACTTATCAGATTTAAAAGAAAAAGAAAGTTTATTAATTGAACAATCAAGAATGGCTGCAATGGGAGAAATGATTTCTATGATTGCTCATCAATGGAAACAACCACTTTCATCAATAGGTACAGCTATTTCAAATCTAAAACTTCGTATTAATATGAAAAGATATGAAGAGAATATTTTTGAGAAAAAATTAGATGATATAGAAAGATATTTAAAATATATGTCAACAACTATTGATGATTTCAGAAACTTCTTTAAAAAAGATAGAGAAAAAGAGCTAAGTAATATATATTATATTGTTGATATTGCTCTAGAAATGTTTGAAGAAGTATTTGAAAGGCATGGTATTTCTATAATAAATAAAGATACCAAAAAACTAGAAAATGTTTTTTTATATAAAAATGAACTCTTACAAGTAATAATAAATATATTAAATAACTCAAAAGATGCATTTTTGGAAAAAGAAGTTACTCCTTTAAATAAAATTACTTTAGAGTATAAAGAATTAAAAAAAGTACAAAAAATTATAATTTCTGATAATGCAGGAGGAATAAAAAAAGAAATACTTGATAAAATCTTTGATCCTTATTTTTCAACAAAAAATAAACAAAATGGAACAGGTTTAGGTTTATATATGAGTAAAACAATTATAGAAAAACATTTTGATGGTAAAATAAAAGTATCAAATAAAAAAGATGGTGCTTGTTTTGAAATAACTATTTCAAAGTAA